In the Oscarella lobularis chromosome 14, ooOscLobu1.1, whole genome shotgun sequence genome, one interval contains:
- the LOC136195236 gene encoding protein DVR-1-like yields the protein MAIRFALLFLLFAAVYAEEEKEEEQGTMAEATTTEDNELEDPWELDLLTLIDSKTKNDDDENEKAPRYMTRLFRALTNPLDVGDGKGNLKRNLPHICYLGHGPFHVPGRRGSVKFLFNTSIEGEGVNANAVFSARLLLKFVPTNDQRLPDSRDRVEVTVSLIRKERGRFRLAKVGHRSVSTRKVYSYVEFDLRNVVKSWLNEPKKNLGLLVTVGRGKQSTLQIPTVKNDPNEVPLLVVVLGAAVSPRLLLERGASSSDRVKRDALRVSGGSYPRGQTSCQLRSFWVDIKQANWNFIIAPRRYDASVCVGECEAPLLASDNPSTHGIILSSLPKNMRKVIPGQCCVPIEYTSISLLIYTQSDSVAYKPFPDIKATKCGCR from the exons ATGGCAATACGATTCGCACTTCTCTTCCTACTTTTCGCCGCTGTCTAtgcggaggaggagaaggaggaggagcaagGGACGATGGCAGAAGCGACTACAACCGAAGATAACGAGCTCGAAGACCCGTGGGAATTAGATTTGCTCACGCTCATCgattcgaaaacgaagaacgacgacgatgagaacGAGAAAGCACCTCGCTATATGACTCGTCTATTTCGCGCGCTTACCAATccgctcgacgtcggcgacgggaaaGGCAACTTGAAGCGTAATCTGCCGCACATCTGCTATTTAGGCCATG GCCCCTTCCATGTCCCCGGGCGTCGCGGATCGGTCAAGTTTCTGTTCAATACGAGCATCGAAGGCGAGGGAGTCAATGCAAATGCCGTTTTCAGCGCTCGACTTTTGCTCAAATTCGTTCCGACGAACGATCAACGTCTTCCGGACtcgcgcgatcgcgtcgaagtGACCGTTTCGCTAATTAGGAAGGAGCGCGGACGCTTTCGCCTCGCCAAAGTCGGACACCGAAGCGTATCGACGCGCAAGGTGTACTcgtacgtcgaattcgacttgagaaacgtcgtcaaatcgtgGCTCAACGAACCGAAAAAGAATCTCGGTTTGCTCGTCACCGTGGGGCGCGGCAAACAATCGACGCTCCAAATACCTACGGTGAAGAACGATCCCAACGAGGTTCCTCTGctagtcgtcgttctcggcgCTGCCGTCTCGCCCCGCTTGCTCCTTGAGCGTGGCGCGAGTAGTAGTGATCGTGTTAAGCGCGATGCTCTGCGCGTGAGCGGCGGCTCTTATCCGCGCGGACAGACGTCGTGTCAACTCAGATCGTTCTGGGTGGACATCAAACAGGCGAATTGGAACTTCATAATCGCCCCTCGACGCTACGATGCGTCGGTGTGCGTCGGCGAATGCGAAGCGCCCCTTCTCGCCAGCGACAACCCTTCGACGCACGGAATTATTTTGAGCAGTCTTCCGAAGAATATGAGAAAAGTCATACCGGGGCAATGCTGCGTTCCCATCGAATACACGTCGATAAGCCTTCTCATCTACACTCAATCGGACTCTGTCGCATATAAGCCTTTTCCCGATATAAAGGCGACAAAATGCGGTTGTCGCTAG
- the LOC136195179 gene encoding major facilitator superfamily domain-containing protein 1-like gives MAASESEALVPKEDKEKDDDDGFTGCSPNLACNPRARLHRFIVLIFMCLLSFGSYFCYDNPAALQQKIQDDMGVSASQYVNLYALYSWPNVVLCFFGGFLIDRVFGVRWGAIIFALFVAAGQVVFALGALIDQYVVMEIGRFIFGIGGESLCVAQNNYAVFWFKGRELNMVFGLQLSFSRVGSTVNFNIMKPIYDAVKSAIGDPAYRVLGATLMVGVGLCAFSVACAIILAFFDKRAERILNKKKGETSESEKIRMKDVKDFPITVWLIFLICVAYYVAIFPFIGLGTVFFSTKFGFADSQANAVDSIVYLISAGASPLFGFIVDRTGYNIFWVALSCLVTLCSHAMLAFTFWNPWIAMVLMGLSYSMLACALWPMVAFVVPEHQLGTAYGLMQAVQNLGLAVVSMAAGYILDAKGYLVLEMFFLAWLCVAVASSVLLYVFDLSRGGTLNFSVKERKAYDEAKKLKQSKKDLLKDQPHDTSEYTSPIRPRSAKMLRNRYYSILGTNIPDETYASAHKSALAYPRPTK, from the exons ATGGCCGCATCGGAATCGGAGGCCCTCGTTCCCAAAGAGGACAAggagaaggacgacgacgatggatTTACAGGATGTAGCCCGAATCTGGCTTGCAACCCTCGAGCGCGACTACATCGCTTTATCGTTCTCATTTTCATGTGTCTCCTTAGTTTCG GAAGCTATTTTTGCTACGATAACCCTGCTGCATTGCAACAAAAAATCCAAGAC GATATGGGTGTTTCTGCATCGCAGTATGTCAATCTGTACGCCTTGTACTCGTGGCCCAATGTCGTACTGTGCTTCTTTGGTGGTTTCCTTATTGATCGAGTTTTTGGCGTGAG ATGGGGTGCTATCATATTTGCCTTGTTTGTAGCAGCTGGCCAG GTCGTCTTTGCTCTTGGCGCTCTTATAGACCAATACGTTGTTATGGAAATTGGCCGTTTCATTTTTGG CATTGGCGGAGAATCGTTATGTGTCGCTCAAAACAACTACGCTGTCTTTTGGTTCAAAGGCAGAGAACTCAACATGGTATTTGGACTTCAATTGAGCTTTTCTCGAGTT GGAAGCACTGTGAATTTTAACATTATGAAACCCATCTATGACGCAGTCAAGTCAGCAATTGGAGATCCTGCTTATCGCGTACTTGGAGCTACACTCATGGTTG GCGTTGGTCTCTGTGCCTTTTCCGTTGCCTGTGCAATCATTTTAGCATTTTTTGACAAACGAGCTGAAAGAATTTTGAATAAGAAGAAGGGAGAAACAAGTGAAT CGGAAAAGATTCGCATGAAAGATGTCAAGGATTTTCCTATAACCGTCTGGCTCATCTTTCTTATTTGCGTTGCTTACTACGTCGCAATCTTTCCTTTCATTGGCCTTGGAAC TGTCTTTTTCTCCACCAAATTTGGCTTTGCAGATAGCCAAGCAAACGCTGTGGACAG tATCGTTTATCTTATCTCTGCGGGCGCTTCGCCTCTCTTTGGATTTATAGTAGACAGAACAGGTTACAACATATTTTGGG TGGCGCTCTCTTGTCTTGTCACTCTGTGCAGTCACGCAATGCTTGCTTTCACCTTTTGGAATCCTTGGATTGCAATGGTTCTCATGGGTCTTTCCTATTCCATGCTTGCCTGCGCCCTTTGGCCAATGGTTGCCTTTGTTGTACCAGAACATCAACTAGGAACGGCCTATGGACT taTGCAAGCCGTTCAAAATCTTGGCCTTGCCGTCGTTTCCATGGCGGCTGGTTACATTTTAGATGCTAAAGGATATTTGGTGTTGGAAATGTTTTTTCTCGCTTGGCTTTGTG ttGCCGTTGCTTCGTCAGTTTTACTCTATGTCTTTGATTTGTCTCGAGGCGGGACACTCAATTTCAGtgtcaaagaaagaaaagcttatgacgaagcaaagaaattgaaaca atcGAAGAAGGATCTACTGAAGGATCAACCTCATGACACTAGCGAATACACAAGTCCAATTCGACCTCGTTCTGCTAAGATGTTGAGAAATCGATATTATTCTATACTTGGGACAAAC ATACCTGATGAGACGTATGCATCGGCGCATAAGTCAGCCTTAGCCTATCCTAGACCAACCAAGtaa
- the LOC136195506 gene encoding lysine-specific demethylase 4B-like, translated as MSMFWEEVQFNQRCAQNNTYCCVCSLFEAPRPKIVYPTGPILESAVSSEPPCPPPPCHMSSSVYVSPSSSSSLSSSAGLQRSNGNATVVRTSTLPAIGNSDERTLIVCSCCGICVHRECYGLPDEEMTSSWQCNRCKQKHWEKVCVLCNLRGGALKPTDASQPNWAHIACAVAIPEVTFGNYKLREPIQVKAIQKDRWTLRCRYCTASGRPSRGTCVQVSEPRCFASFHVTCAYRAGLLCRLSDTVVQLFCSKHLQDDLDENGSRPTIPVGAMVAAKYSASEFAWANVVGIESAMYYVVLFDDGSISHNVRPADVKPKYKVRFLSGRTTMVESDEIFEMGRVPKKVKFVKALWNTSPSPGPA; from the exons ATGTCAATGTTCTGGGAAGAAGTCCAGTTCAATCAACGCTGCGCGCAGAATAATACCTACTGCTGCGTGTGTTCCTTATTTGAAGCGCCAAGACCCAAA ATCGTCTACCCAACTGGCCCTATTCTGGAAAGTGCTGTTTCCAGTGAGCCTCCGTGTCCTCCGCCTCCTTGCCACATGTCGTCGTCTGTGTACGtatcgccttcgtcgtcatcgtcgctctcctcctCAGCTGGACTACAACGATCAAACGGAAATGCTACCGTCGTGCGGACGAGCACGTTGCCGGCAATTGGGAATTCAGACGAAAGAACGCTGATTGTGTGCTCCTGTTGCGGCATATGCGTACACAGGG agtGCTACGGTCTACCAGACGAGGAAATGACCTCTTCGTGGCAGTGTAATCGTTGCAAGCAGAAGCACTGGGAAAAG GTCTGTGTTCTCTGCAATTTGCGCGGTGGCGCTCTAAAGCCAACGGACGCGTCTCAGCCAAA ctGGGCTCACATTGCCTGCGCCGTCGCAATCCCCGAAGTCACCTTCGGCAATTACAAACTTCGCGAGCCAATCCAAGTGAAGGCAATTCAGAAAGATCGATGGACACTCCGATGTCGCTACTGCACGGCGTCCGGTCGTCCCAGTCGCGGCACGTGCGTCCAGGTCTCCGAGCCGCGAtgcttcgcgtcgtttcacGTCACCTGCGCTTATCGGGCGGGATTGCTCTGTCGTCTAAGCGACACCGTCGTCCAGTTATTCTGCTCCAAACACTTGCAAGACGACTTG GATGAGAATGGCAGTCGTCCGACAATTCCCGTAGGGGCCATGGTAGCGGCCAAATATTCGGCGTCAGA ATTCGCTTGGGCAAACGTTGTCGGCATCGAATCCGCCATGTACTACGTCGTTTTATTCGACGACGGGTCTATCAGTCACAACGTTCGACCTGCAGACGTCAAG CCCAAGTACAAA GTAAGATTTCTCAGCGGGCGAACAACCATggtcgaaagcgacgagattTTCGAAATGGGACGCGTGCCGAAGAAAGTCAAATTTGTCAAGGCTCTTTGGAatacgtcgccgtcgcctggGCCAGCGTAA
- the LOC136195504 gene encoding uncharacterized protein, whose translation MVQNRDLPPSLSPGNLERAPTANDANTQEFPTDQVNIVQSLPVQSAGDTAQDVYRPAQIPNGRAEVHDVPVPLPNYPAFHYNPQNVYDGARTGSMSATCLHCNAKKWPTEPPRICCANGKVDVPLLGPPPEPLQALLTTNTSQAKEFRKKIRTYNSCFVMTSFQAHTLVEPGYMPTFKVQGQIYHNIGPLTPAAEQRPEFVQVYFIDDRGQQADARLSWQIDRESQLNRHTTLCLQDMLHEHNEHVRIFKTALEQRTPDMPDYRVVIRADRVPRGQHQRTFNAPSGNDVAALLPEGQEGYRDIVLSNRDSRIKRITEIHRSYDSLQYPLLFPRGEDGYTILCRQKDPKTNQITEKKMSMLQFYAFRIMQRDGDFNILLRAGELSHQFIVDVFAKIETDRLNLLRTKQEQLRAASYTALRDAVETDGDVRDVGQLVVLPSSFTGGPRYMHEKCQDAMTYVKHHGAPDLFITMTCNANWPEITRELLPGQTPNDRHDLIARVFRLKVERFMYLVDTQNIYGIKRCHVYTIEWQKRGLPHVHCLSWMVEKIRPDQIDSIISAELPDPNEDPELFATITKHMIHGPCGQLNRRSPCMKDGQCTKHYPREFLRETITSLNGYPLYRRRSPEDGGIETTIGRFHVDNRWVVPYSPFLSRTFDCHVNVEYCRSICALKYLMAYLNKGKDKAVVSLANQHRNDEITRYQIARYISTNEGVWRMLQFPIHDHFPAVEQLQVHLENGQRTLFNVENAPDRAAEPPATTLTGFFELCSNDDFAKTLLYIDVPRYYRWVNKKWQRRKQGHIVPETDGIRKSTTLGRIYTVHPRNTECYLLRLLLLHVRGPTSFADLRTVDGTVYDTYAEACRERGLLADDQHWHLALTEATVTDRPYKIRDMFAIMLHMCEISDPLRLWEQHKEAMAQDFLRTLRRRANDDTLPYTDAIFNRALLCIENKLLSFPGGKPLSDYHLPSPDRSSEQEDDSLPREIAAEYSYNNAELQERLTTNERSLTEEQRHIYEELLAYVARGPDDSIIFLDAPGGTGKTYLLNLFLDKIRSQGDIALAVASSGIAATLLTGGKTAHSVFKLPLDISRYERPTCTVQKNTARARLLSLAKVVVWDEH comes from the exons ATGGTGCAAAATAGAGACCTTCCGCCCTCACTGTCACCAGGCAATCTCGAACGTGCCCCTACAGCCAATGATGCAAACACGCAGGAATTTCCGACAGATCAGGTTAATATCGTCCAGTCTTTGCCTGTTCAATCGGCGGGCGACACCGCTCAAGACGTTTACCGACCCGCACAAATACCTAACGGCCGTGCAGAAGTACACGACGTACCCGTACCTCTCCCAAACTATCCCGCATTTCATTATAACCCACAAAATGTTTACGATGGAGCACGCACAGGTTCAATGTCGGCTACCTGCCTTCACTGCAATGCAAAGAAGTGGCCAACCGAACCTCCGAGAATCTGTTGTGCAAACGGCAAAGTCGACGTTCCCTTGCTCGGTCCTCCTCCCGAACCGTTACAAGCTCTTCTGACAACTAACACATCTCAAGCCAAagaattcagaaaaaaaatacgcACATACAATTCCTGCTttgttatgacgtcatttcaagCGCACACTTTAGTCGAGCCCGGATATATGCCCACCTTTAAAGTTCAAGGGCAAATTTATCACAATATCGGACCTCTGACTCCTGCAGCTGAACAGCGACCCGAATTCGTTCAAGTATACTTCATAGACGATCGCGGACAACAGGCCGACGCCAGATTATCTTGGCAAATAGACCGAGAATCGCAGTTAAATAGACACACCACCCTTTGCCTACAAGACATGCTTCACGAGCACAACGAGCACGTGCGCATTTTCAAAACCGCCCTCGAACAGCGAACACCAGACATGCCCGACTATCGTGTCGTTATACGTGCAGACAGAGTTCCCCGAGGCCAACACCAAAGAACGTTCAATGCGCCATCtggcaacgacgtcgccgccctCTTACCCGAAGGTCAAGAAGGATATCGTGACATCGTCCTCTCCAATAGAGATAGTCGAATTAAACGCATTACCGAAATTCACAGATCTTACGATTCGTTACAGTAtccgcttctttttccaagAGGAGAAGATGGTTACACAATATTGTGCAGACAGAAGGATCCGAAAACGAATCAAATTaccgagaaaaaaatgtctatGCTGCAATTTTACGCATTTCGAATCATgcagcgcgacggcgactttaACATTCTTCTGCGTGCAGGCGAATTGTCTCACCAATTTattgtcgacgtttttgcCAAAATCGAAACTGACAGACTGAACCTCCTTCGTACAAAGCAAGAACAACTTCGTGCGGCCTCCTACACGGCACTAAGAGATGCAGTCGAAActgacggcgacgtgcgcGACGTTGGCCAATTGGTCGTTCtaccgtcgtcgtttacCGGAGGACCCCGATACATGCACGAAAAGTGTCAAGACGCTATGACGTACGTCAAGCATCACGGAGCTCCTGATTTATTCATCACTATGACCTGCAATGCCAATTGGCCGGAAATTACGAGAGAACTTCTTCCGGGACAAACACCAAATGATCGACACGATCTCATAGCAAGAGTTTTCCGCTTGAAAGTTGAAAGGTTCATGTACCTCGTGGACACGCAAAACATTTACGGCATCAAACGCTGCCACGTGTACACGATCGAGTGGCAGAAGCGCGGCCTACCTCACGTACACTGTCTCTCGTGGAtggtagaaaaaattcgtcccGATCAAATAGACAGCATCATAAGCGCCGAACTTCCCGACCCCAACGAAGACCCAGAACTTTTCGCAACAATAACCAAGCACATGATCCACGGACCTTGCGGCCAACTCAATCGCAGATCTCCTTGCATGAAAGACGGCCAATGCACCAAACACTATCCTAGAGAGTTTTTGCGCGAGACCATCACATCTCTCAACGGTTATCCCCTATACCGACGTCGATCTCCAGAAGACGGCGGAATAGAAACGACCATAGGCCGATTTCACGTTGACAACAGGTGGGTCGTTCCGTACAGTCCATTTCTATCTCGCACTTTCGACTGccacgtgaacgtcgaaTACTGCAGGTCCATTTGCGCGCTGAAGTACCTCATGGCCTACTTGAACAAGGGCAAAGACAAAGCTGTTGTTAGCTTAGCAAATCAGCACAGGAACGACGAAATCACGCGGTACCAAATAGCGAGATACATTAGTACAAACGAAGGCGTTTGGCGCATGTTGCAATTTCCCATTCACGACCACTTTCCAGCAGTCGAACAACTTCAAGTCCATCTGGAAAACGGACAGAGAACGCTGTTCAACGTTGAGAACGCCCCGGACCGTGCAGCAGAACCTCCTGCTACGACATTGACGGGTTTCTTCGAGCTCTGCTCTAATGACGATTTCGCCAAAACTTTGCTATACATCGACGTTCCGCGATACTACAGATGGGTCAACAAAAAGTggcagagaagaaagcaGGGTCACATCGTGCCCGAAACTGACGGCATTAGAAAGTCAACAACCTTAGGACGCATTTACACCGTTCATCCCAGAAACACCGAATGCTATCTTTTGcgacttcttttgcttcaCGTTCGAGGACCGACGTCTTTTGCAGACTTACGAACAGTAGATGGCACCGTTTATGATACGTACGCCGAAGCGTGCCGGGAACGCGGACTTTTGGCCGACGATCAGCATTGGCACCTCGCACTCACAGAAGCAACCGTCACCGATCGTCCTTACAAAATTCGCGACATGTTTGCCATCATGCTTCACATGTGTGAAATTTCcgatcctcttcgtctaTGGGAACAACACAAAGAAGCGATGGCCCAAGATTTCCTCCGAACACTTCGCAGacgcgcaaacgacgacacgcTACCGTACACTGACGCAATTTTCAACCGAGCTCTACTTTGCATCGAGAACAAGCTCCTTTCGTTTCCTGGAGGAAAACCTCTCAGCGATTACCATTTGCCCAGTCCTGATCGTTCTTCTGAACAAGAGGACGACAGCCTTCCTAGGGAAATTGCTGCTGAATACTCTTATAACAACGCTGAATTGCAGGAACGACTCACAACGAATGAACGCTCCCTCACCGAAGAACAAAGACACATTTACGAGGAATTACTTGCTTACGTCGCACGAGGTCCCGACGATTCTATCATTTTCCTCGATGCGCCAGGAGGAACGGGAAAAACCTACTTGCtcaatcttttccttgacaAAATACGATCGCAAGGCGACATTGCTCTCGCAGTCGCTTCTTCGGGAATCGCAGCAACTCTCCTCACCGGCGGCAAGACGGCCCATTCTGTTTTTAAGCTACCTCTGGACATCAGTCGTTACGAGCGTCCCACTTGCACCGTTCAGAAAAACACTGCGCGAGCGcgacttctctctctcgccaAAGTCGTTGTTTGGGACGA GCATTAG
- the LOC136195196 gene encoding small ribosomal subunit protein mS35-like, with the protein MAYSFFRRTRHPIVICWTRAFSSQPTKQVVRRPPSQARPRGGKKEPKSQRRTAQHLEEEWKDAFPQAKPYDQATMQLPIRMGRPEIAGALAPRADGNPELIKIPNFFHLTPSHIEKHCNALKLLMTPFPPNKLNDDDRILRIHTREYVTPTSSSSHPGARKVKLQVYLKDLCLNARARQKLILLAGRRYNQRADELTLVSDRCPTRKQNQDYLFYLLTVLLHEANKCEVWEEEEKQLHV; encoded by the exons ATGGCCTATTCATTTTTCCGACGAACTCGGCACCCAATCGTCATATGTTGGACTCGAGCGTTCTCGTCTCAACCAACTAAAC AGGTTGTAAGGCGTCCGCCGTCTCAAGCGAGACCTAGAGGAGGAAAGAAGGAGCCAAAGAGCCAAAGAAGAACGGCACAGCACTTGGAAGAAGAGTGGAAAGACGCATTTCCTCAAGCAAAACCCTACGATCAAGCGACAATGCAACTTCCCATTCGAATGGGAAGACCGGAAATAGCCGGTGCTTTGGCGCCAAGAGCCGATGGAAATCCCGAATTAATAAAG ATTCCTAATTTCTTTCATCTCACTCCTAGTCACATTGAAAAGCATTGCAATGCATTGAAACTATTGATGACACCCTTTCCTCCTAATAAGTTGAATGATGATGATCGAATATTGAGAATTCATACGAGAGAATATGTGACAccaacgtcatcatcaagTCATCCAGGAGCTAGAAAAGTAAAATTGCAG GTGTACCTGAAAGATCTTTGTCTGAACGCACGTGCGCGTCAAAAACTTATTTTACTCGCTGGACGTAGATATAATCAAAGAGCAGATGAACTGACTCTTGTTAGTGACAG GTGTCCTACTAGGAAACAAAATCAAGATTATCTGTTCTATCTTCTCACCGTTCTTTTGCATGAAGCCAAT AAATGTGAAGTatgggaagaagaagaaaaacaattgcaTGTGTAG